In Flavobacterium endoglycinae, one DNA window encodes the following:
- a CDS encoding alpha-L-arabinofuranosidase C-terminal domain-containing protein, whose amino-acid sequence MKNTILTKFTICGLMLSSFYINAQKTTLEVDASKTITKIQPTMFGLFFEDINFAADGGLYAEMVKNRSFEFEKPLMGWEQPNTKRSSMNKESGSAVPINLAADNTNFCRVEINNDKGYALINEGFRGMGVKKDAKYNLSLKAANPNAAIKKIIVQLIDKDQKVIGETNIIPNSVQWANYTAQIIGTQTEAKAKLKITFEGTGTIDLDMISLFPEDTWKGRKNGLRKDLVQLLYDVKPGFLRFPGGCIVEGRTLSDRYQWKKSVGNVEERKTMMNRWNVEFSHKQTPDYFQSFGLGFYEYFQLSEDIGAEPLPILSCGMACQYNTGELAPMDELDPYIQDALDLIEFANGEVNTKWGKLRLDMGHPQPFNLKYIGVGNEQWGTDYIDRYKVFEKAIKAKYPKIIIVSGSGPSPKGEHFDYAMAELKKLNAELIDEHYYESPKWFRKNAGRYDNYDRKGPKIFAGEYAAQSVSGANPNNRNNWECAFSEAAFMTGLERNAEVVQLSSYAPLMAHEDAWQWTPDMIWFNNLQSYGSANYYVQQLFSTNKGTDLLSITQDGKALIGQHDLYASAVKDTNSKEIIVKLVNTAASNQDVNINLKGAKLGSKGSMIRLVSENLQDENTFADPKKIMPKQSEYKIAKGSQQFDLPPYSVTVLKFKIK is encoded by the coding sequence ATGAAAAATACGATCCTTACGAAATTTACCATTTGTGGTTTGATGTTGAGCAGTTTTTATATAAATGCTCAGAAAACGACTTTAGAAGTTGATGCTTCCAAAACGATTACTAAAATTCAGCCAACCATGTTCGGTTTGTTTTTTGAAGATATCAATTTTGCCGCAGACGGTGGATTGTACGCCGAAATGGTAAAAAACAGATCTTTTGAGTTCGAGAAACCTTTAATGGGTTGGGAGCAGCCAAATACCAAAAGGTCTTCAATGAATAAAGAATCGGGTAGTGCTGTGCCTATAAATTTAGCAGCAGACAATACCAATTTTTGTCGGGTAGAAATAAATAATGATAAAGGTTACGCTTTAATAAACGAAGGCTTCAGAGGAATGGGAGTGAAAAAAGATGCCAAATACAATCTTTCATTAAAAGCAGCCAATCCTAATGCAGCGATCAAGAAAATAATTGTTCAATTAATTGACAAAGATCAAAAAGTAATTGGAGAAACGAATATTATTCCAAATTCGGTACAGTGGGCAAATTATACGGCACAAATTATTGGTACGCAGACAGAAGCAAAAGCAAAACTTAAAATAACATTTGAAGGAACAGGAACTATCGATTTGGATATGATTTCGCTGTTTCCTGAAGATACATGGAAAGGCAGAAAAAACGGACTTCGTAAAGATCTTGTACAACTTTTATATGATGTAAAACCGGGATTTTTACGTTTCCCAGGCGGTTGTATTGTCGAAGGAAGAACATTGTCAGACCGTTATCAATGGAAAAAATCGGTTGGAAATGTAGAAGAAAGAAAAACGATGATGAACCGTTGGAATGTCGAATTCAGCCACAAACAAACGCCTGATTATTTTCAAAGTTTCGGATTAGGGTTTTACGAATATTTTCAGCTTTCTGAAGATATTGGAGCGGAACCTTTGCCAATTTTAAGCTGTGGAATGGCTTGCCAGTATAACACAGGAGAATTAGCTCCGATGGATGAATTAGATCCCTACATTCAAGATGCTTTAGATTTGATTGAATTTGCAAACGGAGAGGTTAATACAAAATGGGGAAAACTTCGGTTAGATATGGGACATCCGCAGCCGTTTAATTTAAAATATATCGGAGTTGGAAATGAGCAATGGGGAACAGATTATATTGACCGTTACAAAGTTTTTGAAAAAGCAATCAAAGCAAAATATCCAAAAATCATAATAGTATCTGGAAGCGGACCTTCACCAAAGGGTGAACATTTTGATTATGCAATGGCGGAACTTAAAAAGCTGAATGCAGAATTGATAGACGAACATTATTACGAAAGCCCGAAATGGTTTAGAAAAAACGCAGGCCGTTATGATAATTATGATCGAAAAGGGCCAAAAATATTTGCAGGAGAATATGCGGCACAAAGTGTTTCTGGAGCAAATCCAAACAATAGAAACAATTGGGAATGTGCCTTTTCTGAAGCCGCTTTTATGACGGGTTTGGAAAGAAATGCAGAAGTAGTTCAGTTATCGTCTTACGCACCATTAATGGCTCATGAAGATGCTTGGCAGTGGACACCCGATATGATTTGGTTTAATAATCTTCAATCTTATGGTTCGGCAAACTATTATGTGCAGCAATTGTTTTCTACTAATAAAGGAACAGATTTGTTAAGCATCACTCAGGACGGAAAAGCTTTAATTGGGCAGCATGATTTATACGCATCGGCAGTAAAAGACACGAATAGTAAAGAAATTATTGTGAAATTGGTAAACACTGCAGCTTCAAACCAAGACGTTAATATCAATTTGAAAGGAGCAAAATTAGGCTCAAAAGGTAGTATGATTAGATTGGTAAGCGAAAATTTACAGGATGAAAATACTTTTGCAGATCCAAAAAAAATCATGCCAAAACAGAGTGAATATAAAATTGCTAAAGGAAGCCAGCAGTTCGATCTTCCACCGTATTCGGTCACAGTTTTAAAATTTAAAATTAAGTAA
- a CDS encoding murein L,D-transpeptidase catalytic domain-containing protein, with translation MRIFFAALLFSLSSFTTLSIDDKKIFLNEIELTRLNDHVNEIKTFAASNHKFNSKIAFLVDMKIKSGRNRFFVYDLEHDQILDQGLVAHGSGSETNIKGDILQFSNTPESNCTSLGKYAIEGSYKGVFGKAFRLAGLDQSNCNAMKRAIVLHHYKEVPYEEQGYYIINSHGCPMVNEVFFKRLEKIIDSSKSKILLSVYYE, from the coding sequence ATGAGAATATTTTTTGCTGCGCTTCTATTTTCTTTAAGTTCCTTTACTACATTATCTATAGATGATAAAAAAATATTTCTCAATGAGATCGAACTCACCCGCCTCAATGATCATGTAAATGAAATAAAAACATTTGCAGCATCTAATCATAAATTCAACAGTAAAATTGCCTTTCTGGTAGATATGAAAATCAAATCAGGAAGAAATCGTTTTTTTGTATATGATCTTGAGCATGACCAGATTCTTGACCAAGGACTTGTTGCTCATGGATCAGGTTCTGAAACCAATATAAAGGGAGATATTCTTCAGTTCAGCAATACTCCAGAATCTAATTGTACTTCTTTAGGAAAATATGCCATTGAAGGATCATATAAAGGCGTTTTTGGAAAAGCTTTTAGACTTGCAGGACTGGATCAGAGTAACTGCAATGCCATGAAAAGAGCCATCGTACTTCATCATTACAAAGAAGTTCCTTACGAAGAACAGGGCTATTATATAATTAATAGTCATGGGTGTCCAATGGTAAATGAAGTATTTTTTAAAAGACTTGAAAAAATCATAGACAGTTCTAAATCTAAAATTCTTCTTTCCGTATATTATGAATAA
- a CDS encoding glycoside hydrolase family 28 protein codes for MKKKSIITLLIFCISITISAQKIYDVKKYGAKGDGKTNDAVAIQKAIDACSKTGGRVLIPAPFTFLAGPIDVKSKVDLHIEAGAKLLASPDEKLYTKSAFRTNPGEGTIWIGGENVEDFTISGSGKIDGNGISFMGEEQEDAYVLKPFNVLDPRPHVLTIIGGKNIRIHDVHIGNSAYWTVHLVGCNDVVISGITLLNSLKVRNSDGIDLDHSKNVRISDCYIESGDDCICLKNRREFEEFGACENITVTNCTMTSSSCAIKIGSENMDAIRQVVFNNCIIKNSNRALGIQNRDEGTVSDVIFSNIIIESKLNTDTWWGKAEPIYVTAFRRAKVNHKDANWRFPKGATEGKVGEIKNIYFSNIQCTGENGVFVSGESKDKIKNIVFDNVSVFIDKRTSFPGGLYDRRPANVEGFVQGSTSGFYFDSAESIKVQNCTVEWGKNKPDYFKHAVESKNVDILKVINLDGEAAFPAKLEAVKK; via the coding sequence ATGAAAAAGAAATCGATCATCACACTGCTAATTTTCTGTATTTCCATCACTATTTCAGCACAAAAGATTTACGACGTTAAAAAATACGGAGCAAAAGGAGATGGAAAAACTAACGATGCAGTAGCTATTCAAAAAGCAATTGACGCGTGCAGCAAAACAGGCGGAAGAGTTTTAATTCCTGCTCCCTTTACCTTTTTAGCAGGACCAATTGACGTCAAATCAAAAGTCGATTTGCATATTGAAGCTGGAGCTAAATTATTGGCAAGTCCAGATGAAAAATTGTACACCAAGAGTGCCTTCAGAACGAATCCGGGCGAGGGGACAATTTGGATTGGCGGAGAAAATGTTGAGGATTTTACCATTAGCGGAAGCGGAAAAATAGACGGGAACGGAATTTCTTTTATGGGAGAAGAACAAGAAGATGCGTATGTTCTAAAACCATTCAACGTTCTAGATCCAAGACCTCATGTTTTGACGATTATTGGAGGAAAAAATATTAGAATTCATGATGTTCATATAGGAAACTCAGCTTATTGGACAGTTCATTTAGTAGGATGTAATGATGTTGTGATCAGCGGCATTACTTTATTAAACAGCTTGAAAGTTCGCAATAGCGATGGAATCGATTTGGATCATTCTAAAAACGTGCGAATCAGCGATTGTTATATTGAAAGTGGTGACGATTGCATCTGCTTGAAAAACAGAAGAGAATTTGAAGAATTTGGAGCTTGTGAAAATATTACCGTTACCAACTGTACTATGACCAGCAGCAGCTGCGCCATTAAAATTGGTTCAGAAAACATGGATGCCATCAGACAAGTCGTTTTCAATAATTGCATCATCAAAAACAGCAATCGTGCTTTAGGAATTCAAAATAGAGATGAAGGAACGGTAAGCGATGTAATCTTTTCTAATATCATTATCGAAAGCAAATTAAATACCGACACGTGGTGGGGAAAAGCAGAGCCGATTTATGTAACCGCTTTTAGAAGAGCAAAAGTAAATCATAAAGATGCCAACTGGCGTTTTCCAAAAGGCGCGACAGAAGGAAAAGTTGGTGAAATTAAAAATATTTATTTCTCTAATATTCAATGTACAGGAGAAAATGGAGTTTTTGTAAGCGGAGAATCGAAAGATAAAATCAAGAATATTGTTTTTGATAATGTAAGTGTTTTTATAGATAAAAGAACTTCTTTTCCCGGCGGATTGTACGACAGACGTCCTGCCAATGTAGAAGGTTTTGTGCAGGGAAGCACCTCTGGTTTCTATTTTGATTCAGCTGAAAGCATTAAGGTTCAGAATTGTACGGTAGAATGGGGAAAAAATAAACCCGATTATTTTAAACATGCAGTTGAAAGTAAAAATGTCGATATATTAAAAGTGATTAATTTAGACGGAGAAGCCGCTTTTCCTGCTAAATTAGAGGCTGTAAAGAAATAA
- a CDS encoding helix-turn-helix domain-containing protein, whose translation MSHNIFSYSFTLLHIDYVKLDDKWNYYNVISPYYRLYYIDEGTGFVSDSSQQLKLEPGCLYLIPSFTTCNLNCDHYLSQYFVQFFEDSADGISLFGNNRRILKCTASQIDILLIKKMLKSNPGRGINRSDNPKIYEREAYYKEYRSLNNVIKPHVQFENQGIILQLISRFLSAGFKVSPQRIIPSKIADTMSYIQLNIHQNITILELAARVNQNQDYFSKQFLIHTGMRPLRYIHEKKIERAQYLIATTNKTFLEITIDTGFSNLAHFSKIFKQIVSLTPGEYRKQIFNIN comes from the coding sequence ATGTCCCACAATATTTTCTCTTACTCATTTACACTGCTTCATATAGATTATGTCAAGCTTGACGATAAATGGAATTATTACAATGTGATCAGTCCGTATTATCGGCTGTATTATATTGATGAAGGAACCGGATTTGTATCAGACAGCAGCCAGCAATTGAAATTAGAACCGGGCTGCCTGTATTTAATACCGAGTTTTACAACTTGTAATTTAAACTGCGATCATTATCTAAGCCAGTATTTTGTCCAATTTTTTGAAGATTCTGCAGACGGAATTTCATTATTTGGTAATAATCGCCGCATTTTAAAATGTACAGCATCTCAAATTGATATACTGCTTATAAAAAAGATGTTGAAGAGTAATCCCGGAAGAGGAATTAACCGATCTGATAATCCTAAAATTTATGAAAGAGAAGCTTATTACAAAGAATACAGATCTTTAAATAATGTAATCAAACCTCATGTTCAATTTGAAAATCAAGGCATTATACTGCAGTTAATTTCCAGATTTCTATCTGCGGGTTTTAAAGTTTCTCCGCAGCGGATTATACCTTCAAAAATAGCCGATACCATGAGCTATATACAGCTCAATATACATCAAAATATCACAATTTTAGAACTGGCTGCAAGAGTTAATCAGAATCAGGACTATTTCTCTAAACAATTTTTAATTCATACCGGAATGAGACCTTTGCGATATATACATGAAAAAAAAATTGAACGCGCCCAGTACCTTATTGCCACTACAAACAAAACTTTTTTAGAGATTACCATAGATACCGGCTTTTCCAATCTGGCTCATTTTTCAAAAATTTTCAAACAAATCGTAAGTCTAACTCCAGGAGAATACCGAAAACAGATTTTTAATATCAATTAA
- a CDS encoding glycoside hydrolase family 28 protein, producing MKKKFIITILIFCISLTVSAQKTFDIKKYGAVGDGKTLNTKEIQKAIDAANKNKGGRVVFSKGTYLSGSIVLKNNVELFFEEGATLLGSTNPDDYPKYEGIRAFIIAFEAKNMAVTGKGIIDGQGRELALAIDSLHHTGVRIDPKYNYKRMRPEDGRGKLISFVKCDSITMKQITLKNSPGWTQCFRECKNIVIDFIKVESRAYWNNDGIDLDGCENARITNCNINTADDGICLKSEVPGLHNNNIYISNCTIRSSANAVKFGTGSYGSFKNVTIENIKVFDTFRSAVAIESVDGAEIENIKVSDITAVNTGNAILIRLGHRNGDKAGSIKNVSIKNVKVQVPFGRPDIDYDMRGPEVDYFHNPFPSSIAGIPGHLIENVTLEDIEIIYPGRASKGMAYHPLSRLKDVKENINGYPEFNMFGELPSWGFYVRHVDGIEMKNIKLILDKEDFRPAFVFDDVKNLTMNAIDIPSDKVSQIVFKDVMGSNLDSEAAKRKIEPEQNKFELPAH from the coding sequence ATGAAAAAGAAATTTATAATCACGATACTTATTTTCTGTATTTCTTTAACCGTTTCGGCGCAGAAAACTTTTGATATTAAAAAGTATGGCGCTGTTGGAGATGGCAAAACCTTAAATACAAAAGAAATACAGAAAGCAATTGATGCAGCAAATAAAAACAAAGGCGGAAGAGTTGTTTTTTCTAAAGGAACATATCTCTCTGGAAGTATTGTTTTAAAAAATAATGTGGAGTTGTTTTTTGAAGAAGGCGCCACTTTATTAGGAAGCACCAATCCAGATGATTATCCAAAATATGAAGGAATAAGAGCTTTTATTATTGCGTTTGAAGCTAAAAATATGGCGGTAACAGGAAAAGGTATTATAGACGGACAAGGAAGAGAACTGGCATTAGCAATCGATTCCCTGCATCACACGGGAGTACGCATTGATCCAAAATACAATTACAAAAGAATGCGCCCAGAAGACGGAAGAGGAAAATTGATTTCGTTTGTAAAGTGCGATTCTATTACCATGAAGCAGATTACATTGAAGAACAGCCCAGGCTGGACGCAGTGTTTTAGAGAATGCAAAAATATTGTTATTGATTTTATAAAAGTGGAAAGCAGAGCGTATTGGAACAATGATGGAATTGATCTTGACGGTTGCGAAAATGCCCGAATTACCAATTGCAATATAAACACTGCCGATGACGGAATCTGTCTGAAATCAGAAGTGCCGGGACTGCACAATAATAATATTTACATCAGTAATTGCACGATACGGTCTAGTGCCAATGCAGTGAAATTTGGAACAGGTTCTTACGGCAGTTTCAAAAATGTAACCATTGAAAATATCAAGGTTTTTGACACATTCAGATCGGCAGTTGCCATTGAATCTGTTGATGGAGCGGAAATTGAAAACATCAAAGTTTCAGATATTACCGCTGTCAATACAGGAAATGCGATATTGATTCGTCTCGGGCATAGAAATGGAGATAAAGCAGGATCTATCAAAAATGTATCGATAAAAAACGTAAAAGTGCAGGTTCCGTTTGGACGCCCAGATATCGATTACGACATGAGAGGACCAGAAGTTGATTATTTCCATAATCCGTTTCCGTCTTCTATTGCTGGAATTCCGGGACATTTAATTGAAAATGTGACATTAGAAGATATTGAAATCATATATCCGGGAAGAGCTTCAAAAGGAATGGCGTACCATCCTTTAAGCCGACTGAAAGATGTCAAAGAAAATATAAACGGCTATCCTGAATTTAATATGTTTGGTGAACTGCCATCATGGGGATTTTATGTGCGCCACGTCGATGGAATTGAAATGAAGAACATAAAACTGATTTTGGATAAAGAGGATTTTCGTCCCGCTTTTGTTTTCGATGATGTCAAAAATCTGACCATGAATGCGATTGATATTCCTTCGGATAAAGTCAGTCAGATTGTTTTTAAAGATGTTATGGGAAGCAATTTGGACAGCGAAGCTGCAAAAAGAAAAATAGAACCAGAACAAAATAAATTTGAATTGCCAGCGCATTAA
- a CDS encoding helix-turn-helix transcriptional regulator: MEVKINDNIKSMRELKNYTQEYMAQRLDITQAAYSKIEKGNTSISFDKLEKIATVFEVDLEAIIRFNSDLGPAGSSYKISHSSETYSGLRLYKDKIALLEKLLHHTDLEIKRYEDKFGSL, encoded by the coding sequence ATGGAAGTAAAAATAAATGACAACATCAAGAGTATGAGAGAACTCAAGAATTATACTCAGGAATACATGGCACAAAGGCTTGACATTACACAGGCGGCATACAGTAAAATTGAAAAAGGAAACACCAGCATCAGCTTTGATAAACTTGAAAAAATCGCCACTGTTTTTGAAGTAGACCTAGAAGCTATTATTCGCTTTAACAGTGATTTGGGACCTGCTGGATCAAGTTACAAAATCAGTCATTCCTCTGAAACGTATTCAGGTCTAAGACTTTACAAAGATAAAATTGCACTGCTTGAAAAATTATTGCATCATACTGATTTAGAAATCAAACGGTATGAAGACAAGTTTGGATCACTCTAA
- a CDS encoding sodium/sugar symporter: MNVLQTADYIVFFIYFIIVTAYGMYIYRSKKTAATSSKEYFLAEGSLTWWAIGASLIASNISAEHFIGMSGSGFAIGLAIASYEWMSAATLILVAMFILPIYLKNKIFTMPQFLAKRYSGTVSAIMAIIWLLIYVFVNLTSIIYLGALAISSIAPISFQFCVIGLSLFAVIVTLGGMKVIGYTDMFQVIVLILGGLVTTYLALTLLSDQFGFGKDILKGLAVIADEAPGHLHMILEKSNPHYNELPGMSVLVGGMLINNLAYWGCNQYIVQRALGADLKTARKGILFAAFLKLLVPIIAVLPGIAMFVMHENGMFQQEMVDAAGVLKPDQAYPTLMNLLPAGLKGVALAALTAAIVASLAGKANSISTIFSLDIYKKYFNSQASEKKLVRTGRWCVVVCMIIAAFVAPALKSLDQAYQFIQEYVGFFSPGVLAIFLLGMFWKKTTPAAGLAGALLTVPIAAILKFLPMWTEGAFPDYPFLDRMTIVFFIIVLIMVAISLAKPVSEQEAEIHKIEVDTSMYKVSSGFIVGSFIISGILVALYTVFW; encoded by the coding sequence ATGAATGTATTACAAACCGCAGATTACATTGTATTCTTTATTTACTTTATCATAGTCACAGCCTATGGAATGTACATTTACAGAAGCAAAAAAACAGCTGCAACGAGTTCTAAAGAATATTTTTTAGCCGAAGGTTCGCTTACTTGGTGGGCAATCGGTGCATCGTTGATTGCGTCCAATATTTCAGCGGAACATTTTATCGGAATGAGCGGTTCTGGTTTTGCCATCGGATTGGCAATTGCTTCTTACGAATGGATGTCTGCAGCCACGCTGATTCTTGTAGCGATGTTTATTCTGCCTATTTACTTGAAAAATAAAATATTCACCATGCCGCAGTTTCTTGCCAAACGATACAGCGGTACCGTGAGTGCCATTATGGCGATTATCTGGCTTTTAATTTATGTATTTGTTAATCTTACTTCGATCATCTATTTAGGCGCTTTAGCTATTTCTTCAATTGCACCGATAAGCTTTCAGTTTTGTGTAATCGGATTGAGTTTGTTTGCTGTAATCGTGACTTTGGGCGGTATGAAAGTAATTGGATATACAGACATGTTTCAGGTAATTGTTTTAATTCTAGGAGGTCTCGTAACAACTTATCTCGCCCTGACATTATTATCAGATCAGTTTGGTTTTGGAAAAGACATCTTAAAAGGACTAGCTGTAATTGCTGATGAAGCGCCTGGACATCTGCATATGATTTTAGAAAAATCCAATCCGCATTATAATGAACTGCCAGGAATGTCGGTTTTGGTAGGCGGAATGTTAATCAATAATTTGGCGTATTGGGGATGCAATCAATACATTGTTCAGAGAGCGTTAGGAGCTGATTTGAAAACAGCGAGAAAAGGTATTTTATTTGCCGCTTTTCTAAAATTATTAGTTCCAATTATTGCCGTTTTACCGGGTATTGCCATGTTTGTAATGCACGAAAACGGAATGTTTCAGCAGGAAATGGTGGATGCAGCAGGAGTTTTAAAACCAGATCAAGCCTATCCGACTTTAATGAATTTACTTCCTGCGGGATTAAAAGGAGTCGCTTTAGCCGCTTTGACTGCAGCAATTGTTGCTTCTCTGGCAGGGAAAGCCAATAGTATTTCGACTATTTTTTCTTTAGATATTTATAAAAAATATTTCAATTCTCAGGCATCCGAAAAAAAACTGGTTCGTACCGGAAGATGGTGTGTTGTGGTTTGTATGATTATCGCGGCTTTTGTGGCGCCAGCATTAAAATCATTAGATCAGGCTTATCAATTTATACAAGAATATGTGGGATTCTTTTCACCAGGAGTTTTAGCAATTTTCTTGTTAGGAATGTTCTGGAAAAAAACGACTCCAGCGGCGGGATTGGCAGGAGCATTGCTCACAGTGCCTATTGCAGCGATTTTGAAATTTCTGCCAATGTGGACAGAAGGTGCGTTTCCTGATTATCCTTTCCTAGACAGAATGACTATTGTTTTCTTTATTATTGTATTGATAATGGTAGCAATAAGTCTAGCCAAACCAGTATCTGAACAGGAAGCTGAAATTCATAAAATAGAAGTCGATACATCAATGTATAAAGTGTCCTCAGGATTTATAGTTGGCTCTTTTATCATTAGTGGAATTTTAGTGGCTTTGTATACTGTTTTCTGGTAA
- a CDS encoding Crp/Fnr family transcriptional regulator — protein sequence MQEDSALENNGVLALYELITSYIEISDSELEYCLSMLDYESYKKKEILLKEDEICSKIYFVTKGLLRIYFVDDKDEEKTFHFCLENTFGTDYESFLKGIPASFSIQAMEDTEVLVISFEMLQNIYKVLQQGEKLGRLITEDYFFIVNDKIKALYVNSPMVRYKEMNNRFPRILQRVPQHCIASYLNITPVHLSRLKYMNDSV from the coding sequence ATGCAAGAAGACAGTGCTTTAGAAAATAATGGTGTACTGGCACTCTACGAGCTTATTACGAGTTATATTGAAATTTCAGATTCCGAATTGGAATACTGTCTCAGCATGCTCGATTATGAATCGTATAAAAAGAAAGAAATACTTTTAAAAGAAGATGAAATCTGCTCTAAAATTTATTTTGTAACCAAAGGACTGCTGCGGATCTATTTTGTAGATGACAAAGACGAGGAAAAAACATTTCATTTCTGTTTAGAAAATACTTTTGGAACAGATTATGAAAGCTTTCTTAAAGGAATCCCTGCTAGTTTTTCAATACAGGCTATGGAAGATACAGAAGTGCTCGTTATCTCATTTGAGATGCTTCAAAATATTTATAAGGTATTACAGCAGGGCGAAAAACTAGGAAGACTCATAACCGAAGATTATTTTTTTATTGTTAATGATAAAATAAAAGCTCTTTATGTCAATAGTCCAATGGTTAGGTATAAAGAAATGAATAATAGATTTCCTCGTATTCTCCAGCGCGTTCCCCAGCACTGTATTGCATCTTATCTTAATATAACACCTGTTCATTTGAGTCGTTTAAAATATATGAATGATTCGGTGTAA
- a CDS encoding sensor histidine kinase: MERTLQLLKDIVDQTPLPIGVYIGTELRIELANQSMIETWGKGDQVLGKTYFEILPEIGRQNIFDQALEVLRTGIPFHAKDRRVDLIKEGELKSYYFNYSFIPLLDSKGEIYGVMNTGMDITDLHLAREKVQSSEEQLRMAIDASGMGTYEIDLLTNQIKTSGNFKSIWPVEGEISNEKITSRLHPDDLAVRERAHQQAHQSGIISYQARILNEDNSMRWVRINGKIIKDSQGNSVKIAGVIEDIEKQKVFEEKMKKQVSQSMEELRRSNEDLQHFANLVSHDLREPVRKIKTFMGLLKREIKFDTSAVFKRYLSRIDHSAERMENIIEGILNYSAADKKKHIVEWIDLGEILEDIKIDFELVINDKNAQIVHFGLPKIEGAPILIQQLFYNLVQNALKFSKPGEFPYIEINSKIIQNNDRAEAQISIQDNGIGIENQYAERIFNAFERLHSKDQYEGSGLGLSLCRKIVNRHGGQITAVGKAGKGAEFILTLPLEQNKSTI; this comes from the coding sequence ATGGAGAGAACTTTACAGCTTCTAAAAGATATAGTTGACCAAACCCCTCTTCCGATAGGGGTTTATATCGGTACCGAATTAAGAATTGAACTTGCCAACCAATCGATGATTGAAACTTGGGGCAAAGGAGATCAAGTATTGGGTAAAACCTACTTTGAAATTCTGCCTGAAATAGGGAGACAGAATATTTTTGATCAGGCGCTGGAAGTACTTAGAACGGGAATTCCCTTCCATGCAAAAGACCGCAGGGTTGATCTTATCAAAGAAGGAGAATTAAAAAGCTACTATTTTAATTATAGTTTTATTCCGCTATTAGATTCAAAGGGAGAAATTTATGGAGTAATGAATACCGGCATGGATATAACTGATCTTCATTTGGCCAGAGAAAAGGTGCAGAGTTCAGAGGAACAACTTAGAATGGCCATAGATGCTTCGGGAATGGGTACTTATGAAATCGATCTTTTAACAAATCAAATAAAGACTTCGGGAAATTTCAAATCCATCTGGCCTGTAGAAGGTGAAATTTCCAATGAGAAAATTACTTCACGTCTGCATCCTGATGATCTGGCCGTGCGTGAAAGAGCACATCAACAAGCACATCAGTCGGGAATTATTTCGTATCAAGCCAGAATTTTAAATGAAGATAATTCGATGCGATGGGTCAGAATTAATGGCAAGATTATAAAAGATTCACAGGGGAATTCCGTTAAAATTGCGGGCGTAATAGAGGATATTGAAAAGCAGAAAGTATTTGAAGAGAAGATGAAAAAACAAGTTTCACAAAGTATGGAGGAACTTAGACGCTCTAATGAAGATCTGCAGCATTTTGCTAATCTAGTAAGTCATGATCTTAGAGAACCCGTTCGAAAAATAAAAACGTTTATGGGGCTTTTGAAAAGAGAAATCAAATTTGACACCAGCGCCGTTTTTAAAAGATATCTAAGCAGAATTGACCATTCAGCAGAACGTATGGAAAATATAATAGAAGGAATTTTAAATTATTCTGCTGCTGATAAGAAGAAACATATTGTAGAATGGATTGATTTAGGCGAAATTCTGGAAGATATAAAAATAGATTTTGAACTGGTTATAAATGATAAAAATGCACAGATTGTACATTTCGGACTTCCGAAAATTGAAGGAGCACCTATTCTTATACAGCAGCTTTTTTACAATCTGGTACAGAATGCTCTTAAATTTTCTAAACCCGGTGAGTTTCCCTATATAGAAATAAATTCTAAAATTATACAGAATAATGATAGGGCAGAAGCGCAGATTTCAATTCAGGATAACGGCATTGGTATTGAAAACCAATATGCCGAACGTATATTTAACGCTTTTGAAAGACTGCATTCTAAAGATCAATATGAAGGAAGCGGGCTTGGGTTGTCGCTATGCAGAAAAATTGTAAATCGTCATGGCGGACAAATTACTGCTGTGGGAAAAGCAGGCAAAGGAGCAGAATTTATTCTTACGCTGCCGTTAGAACAAAATAAATCTACTATTTAA